A single region of the Nocardioides sp. W7 genome encodes:
- a CDS encoding LLM class flavin-dependent oxidoreductase: protein MTGPRARGPCQGDGVQVGMTLPVMEPDLWVTDGVLETWARAIDEGPFSSVCFGERMAFDNPETLTLLGAVAAWTRRVRIATTVVVPQLHDPVLLAKALATGDRLSGGRLSVGLGVGGRVEDYLAVGADPVTQRMRELGERAAEMRRVWSGERVGEGVGPVGPPPVRAGGPELLVGTTGPRTIRYAAGWADGLAGVTLDLSTQGVGRLFDLARVSWAEAGRPAPRLTTSFWFALEETSGGQARAQVHRHLRHYLSWLPADLVDAMAPTTGFAGTVPELIALLRRFEDLGADEVQLIPTSADPAQVAIVAEAVGKTLG, encoded by the coding sequence GTGACGGGCCCGAGGGCCCGCGGCCCGTGCCAGGGTGACGGCGTGCAGGTGGGGATGACGCTGCCCGTGATGGAGCCGGACCTGTGGGTGACGGACGGTGTCCTGGAGACGTGGGCCCGGGCGATCGACGAGGGACCGTTCTCGTCGGTGTGCTTCGGGGAGCGGATGGCCTTCGACAACCCCGAGACGCTGACCCTGCTCGGCGCGGTCGCCGCCTGGACCCGGCGGGTGCGGATCGCGACCACCGTCGTCGTACCCCAGCTGCACGACCCGGTGCTGCTCGCCAAGGCCCTCGCGACCGGCGACCGGCTCAGCGGCGGCCGGCTCAGCGTCGGGCTGGGCGTGGGCGGCCGGGTCGAGGACTACCTCGCGGTCGGCGCGGACCCGGTGACCCAGCGGATGCGCGAGCTGGGGGAGCGGGCCGCCGAGATGCGGCGGGTCTGGAGCGGGGAGCGGGTCGGCGAGGGGGTCGGACCGGTCGGGCCGCCCCCGGTGCGGGCCGGGGGTCCGGAGCTGCTCGTCGGGACGACCGGTCCGAGGACGATCCGGTACGCCGCCGGGTGGGCCGACGGGCTCGCGGGCGTCACCCTCGACCTGTCCACGCAGGGCGTCGGTCGGCTGTTCGACCTGGCCCGGGTCTCCTGGGCCGAGGCGGGCCGGCCGGCACCCCGGCTGACGACGTCGTTCTGGTTCGCCCTGGAGGAGACCTCGGGTGGCCAGGCCCGAGCGCAGGTGCACCGGCACCTGCGCCACTACCTGAGCTGGCTGCCGGCCGACCTCGTCGACGCGATGGCCCCGACGACCGGCTTCGCCGGCACCGTGCCCGAGCTGATCGCGCTGCTGCGCCGCTTCGAGGACCTCGGCGCCGACGAGGTCCAGCTGATCCCCACCAGCGCCGACCCCGCCCAGGTGGCGATCGTCGCCGAGGCCGTGGGCAAAACTCTCGGTTGA
- a CDS encoding MarR family transcriptional regulator, with protein sequence MSPDRDPIREAHRQWTRHGWADAADGMAMVTSVVRVQQLLMERIDAVLRPLGLTFARYEVLRLLSFSSAGGMPMTRLGSLLQVHPTSVTSAVDRLERQGYVERVRRSDDRRVIVASITDAGRAVVETATDGLNGQVFERPGISAEQVAALTELLGAVRADAGDLVD encoded by the coding sequence GTGAGCCCCGACCGCGACCCGATCCGTGAGGCGCACCGGCAGTGGACCCGCCACGGCTGGGCCGACGCCGCCGACGGCATGGCGATGGTGACCTCCGTCGTACGGGTCCAGCAGCTGCTGATGGAGCGCATCGACGCGGTGCTCCGCCCGCTCGGGCTGACCTTCGCCCGCTACGAGGTGCTGCGGCTGCTGTCGTTCTCCTCGGCCGGCGGGATGCCGATGACCCGGCTCGGGTCGCTGCTCCAGGTGCACCCGACCAGCGTCACGAGCGCCGTCGACCGCCTCGAGCGACAGGGGTACGTCGAGCGGGTACGCCGCAGCGACGACCGCCGGGTCATCGTCGCCTCGATCACCGACGCCGGCCGAGCGGTCGTCGAGACCGCCACCGACGGGCTCAACGGCCAGGTCTTCGAGCGGCCCGGGATCAGCGCCGAGCAGGTGGCCGCGCTGACCGAGCTCCTCGGCGCCGTTCGGGCGGACGCCGGCGACCTGGTCGACTGA